The window TTATTATCTGTGAGGCGGTATTTCTGATAGTAATCTCATATTTAAGATCATATAAGAAGTCAGCAGTTACAGTAATTCTGGCTGCAGGAGTCATATTCGCTTTAATGAATCCTCTCGCAGTTCAGGTTGGACCGTTTAGCACCGAGATGTTGCTGCTTGGATTGATAGGGATTTCAGCGGGTTTAATCTACTATTACGAAGATTTCCTGACCGTATTTGTTACCCTTTTCTTTACAACCGGATTTCTTTATTCCCCGTCCGGCTGGCTTGTGGATCATTCGCCCGATGTAACGCTGATTTATATTCACATGGCACTGATCGTTCTTACGCTCATTGCAGGTATATACTCCATAAGGAAGGGAAAGTTAAACAGTGATATACCTGAATTTATTCCAGAGTACATTGAGGAGCTCGCACAGGAAGAGAGAATAAAACAGGAGCTGCAGATTGCAAGGAAGGTTCAGCAGTCATTTCTGCCGGTAAGCACACCCGATTTCAGGGGGCTGGAAATTGCTGCAATATGTAAGCCTGCATATGAAACGGGTGGGGACTATTACGACTTTATTGAACTGGATGATGACACACTGGCTGTAACGATTGGCGACGTTAGCGGAAAGGGCATTCAGGCTGCGTTTTACATGACGTTTACTAAAGGTGTACTTCATGCCCTTTGCAACGATTTCTATTCAACCATTGATGTGCTCTCTAAAAGCAATACACTGTTCAGGAAGAACGCGGATAAAGGAACATTTATCTCACTTATTTTTGGGGTTGTTGATCTTAAAAACAGCCTGTTCAGGTTCTCGCGCGCAGGTCATAACCCCTTACTCTATTACAGTATCAAGGAAGAAAAGCTTCATGAGTATACTCCCCTTGGCATAGGTCTTGGTATGGCGGATCAAGAGGTCTTTGAAAAGAACACAAGTGAACAGTCCATTAAGCTTGAAAAAGGCGATGTGCTGATCATGTTTACGGATGGTGTGGTTGAAGCAGTTAACAACAATGACTCGTTTTATGGTGAGGCACGGCTTCAAAAACTGATTCGTGCAAATTGTCATTTATCTCCGGAGAAACTGCTTAAGGTAATTGTGGATGATTTGGAGAGATTTTCTGATGGTGCCAGTCAGCATGATGATATGACAATGCTGATTATCCGGAAGCAGTGACCGGCCGCAAAACAGAGGAAAAAGTAAGAATAAGCCTCAAACATCACTTTTTTGCGGGAACTTCGTTATTTTGAATGTTATGAAACTTTCCGCACTCTATTTCACACTGTTTTCATTGATTTCGGTAGTCATGCTGAGCTCTACCGCACTGGCACAGTCTCAAAGCATGGAAGCTGTTGACCGGAATATCAATCCCGTTAGCCTGGAGGAAGCTTTAAAAGCAGCCGCCAGGGAGGAGAAAAAGATACTTATCGACGTTTATGCTGAATGGTGTCCCTATTGCCAGAGAATGCACAGCAACGTATATACAAGCGAAGAAGTGCTAAAAGCCATTTCAGAGTATTTTATCTGGGTGAAAATCAATGTGGAATCACCTTCGCCGGTTAGCTATTTCGGTACAGAAATGACGGAATCACAATTTGCATCGGCACTTGAAAATGAGAGTGTGCCAACAACCTATTTTCTCAATTCGGAAGGTGCAATCATAGGTTCTCAACCGGGCTTTATAGAAACAGAGGTCTTTGCAGCACTCCTTACGTTTGTGGGCAGCGATGCATACCTTGAACAGTCTTTTCAGGAGTACACCGGGCGCAGGTAAACAGACCACCTTTTTATTTCAGAATTTATCCTACTAACCACATGTCCCGCAGTCAGTCAGTTGAAGATTATCTGAAAGCAATTTACAAGCTGGAGAACGAAGAGGAGGGAGGCGTCTCCAACTCACGGCTGGCCTCTGAGATGGAGGTGTCAAATGCATCGGTTACAAATATGGTGAAACGACTCTCGGACAGAGGGTTAGTTGACTATACCTCGTACTACGGATCCAGGCTTACCGCTCCGGGCAGAAAAATTGCTCTGGAAATTATTCGCCATCACCGTCTTCTTGAGCTGTACCTGAAGGAGATGTTGGGATATTCCTGGGATGAGGTGCATGAGGAAGCTGAAAAGCTGGAGCATCACATTTCCGAGCAATTTGGGGATAAAATTGCGGAGATGCTAAATGATCCGCGATTCGATCCGCATGGAGATCCCATTCCAAGTAAGGACGGAGAGATGCCTGTCATGAAAACCTATCCGCTGTCAGAGTTCGAAAGCGGCCTGCATTGCATGATTAGCAGGGTAAAGGATCAAAACCCTGAATTGCTGCGCTACCTGGAAAAGCTGGGGCTGATTCCCGGTGTAAAACTGAGAATTGTTGACAGGGAGCCTTTTGATGGACCCATTACACTTGAAATTGCAGATAAGAAAATATCCATAGGCTACAACGTAGCCGAAAGCATTTTTGTGATTCAGGAGTAATAATCAGTCTCTGCTTATGGAGTGTGATCCATGGGATTGGGGTAGGTAAAGCTGAAATTCAGCTCTTTCTTCAGCTTTTTATTCGAAACCACCCGATAATCGATGGCCGGAGTATCTTTGAATTCAGGCGGCGGAAGTTCAAAATGCCGTGCAGCTGACGTATAGAATTCACCTCGCGGCGGATGTCCGTCCGATACCACATTGAAGATCTCATTTTTTATTTCCTTTCCAAGCACTTCAGCAATAACCCGTATGCAGTCATCCTGATGGATCAGGTTAACCGGTTTCAGCGGATCACGGAGCCCTTTTCTTCCGGAAAGATATTTGATGGGGTGCCGGTTGTATCCGTAAAGACCGCCAAGACGCAGGATCACGTATTCGAGACCTGACTCCATAATGACGTTTTCGGCCTTCAGAACAGCCTCACCGGATGGTCTTGCTGCAGTACCGGGTTTGGCGTGCTCCTCGGTTGTTAACCCTCCTGTGCTGCTGTAAACAGATGTGGAGCTGGTAAAGATGATTTTAGAAATGCCGCCCTCTGCAGCCCGTTTCAGGATATCTGAAATAAGTTGGGGGTATGAGTCCGGTGTCGGATCTGTACCGGCGGAAGGTGGTATATTCAGAATCAGGATATCGGATTCCCAGAAGGATGCGGAATCAGAATCGTGTAAATCGTCAGGCAGACGAATCAAATACGATGTTATACCTGCCTGTTTGAGCAGCGGTAATTTACTTTTTGAGGTGGTAGATCCTTTCACTGCAATGCCGGACACCTCTTTTTTTAAAAATTGTGCAAGCGGCAATCCCAGCCACCCGCATCCCAATATTGATACAACCATTTGAAAAAACGTTTAATTGGGCAGAAAAGGTAATCACTGATTGATGATAAATAAAGAAAAAGTGGCGATCGTTCAGCAGGTCAGATTTGCATTGTACAGTTTGCCGTAAAACTGAGAATGCGGCGTAAGGCAGAAATGACAAAGAGATTTAAATTTATACGGAACAAAGAATAGGAATCCATGTTTTTTCCATGATAAAGAAGCTTATTTTATACAAACCGGAAGTAAAGGTAAATTAACGGCCGAAAGTACGGTCCAAAAAGCTGAAGTGTCTTGTCTGAAAAAAAAATAGCCGTCATCGGAGCGGGGATTACAGGTCTTGTTACTGCCTACATTCTGCAGCAAAACGGAACCCAAACCCACCTTTTTGAAAGAAGGGCAGAAGCGGGCGGTTCAATAAAGACAGAAAGAAAAGAGAACTGGCAGTATGAATATGGACCAAATACACTGCTTCTGAAAGACAGAGAGGTGGCCGACTTTTTGAGCCGGATTCAGTTGAATGATGCGATTGTAGAAGCCAACCCTGCCGCTTCAAAACGCTTTATAGTAAAAGACAACACCCTGATGGCGTTGCCATCATCTTTAGCTTCCGCAGTAAAAACCCCGCTTTTTGGATTTGGGTCGAAGCTGCGAATTCTGGCCGAACCTTTTATCGGGAGATCTCAGGACCCCGATGAAACAGTGGCATCATTTGTGGAGCGAAGACTGGGCCGTGAGGTTCTGGATTACGCCATCAATCCATTCGTAGCGGGTATATTTGCATCCAATCCGGAGGATCTGGCTGTACGGCATGCATTTCCGCTTCTGTACAATCTGGAAAAAGAGTACGGTTCACTTGTAAAAGGAACGGTTTTGGGCCGTAAAAAACGAAAAGAAAGCGGCCGTGTGAAACGGAAGCTTATTTCGTTCAAAAACGGGATGCAAATGCTCACTGATACTCTCTCAGAGAAGATGGAGCACCTGAACCTTGAAAGTGAGGTTACCGAAATTCTGCAGTCATCCGATGGGTGGACTTTGCGTGTGAACGGAAAGGTGAAAGGTCCGTACTCCGATGTTGTAGTGAATATTCCGTTGTACAGGTGGGGAACCGATTTGCTGCCGGTACCGGATTCGATGCTCAGTAAGCTTCAGGAAGTGACATATCAGCCACTTTCGGTTATGATTGTGGGATATAAAAAAGCCGATATCGATCATCAACTGGATGGGTTTGGTTTTCTTGTACCTGAAGCTGAAAAGAGGTCGATTCTGGGGGCGCTTTTTTCATCGACCCTGTTTCCGGGCCGCGCACCTTCCGATTCGCATCTTCTTACCGTGTTTATTGGTGGCGGACGCCAGCCCGAAGCAGCTGCCCTTTCGAGCGAAGAGTTGTTTAAAAGAGTGGAAAAAGAGCTTTTTGAGCTTATCGGGCTAACAGGCGAACCTGTCATGAAAGACCATATTTACTGGCCAAACGCAATACCATCGTATCATCCCGGTTACGATGAAATACTGAACGTGTTCGATCAGATAGAGAGTGAACTTCCGGGGCTGCACCTTGCAGGAAATTTCAGGGGTGGGGTTTCAGTACCCGATTGCATCAAAAACGGAATGGAGCTGGGCGACAGACTTTCGGGGTGAAACGGAAAGTGATAGCAATCAGTATCAATTCTGCTCTTCCGGCCTTGACGAAAAAGTCTCCACCACCTGCTGCAGCAGATTTTTTCCGAAAAGCATCACGCGTTCCTGATTGCCCAGCGCCAGGAACCGGAGAAGAAGCCTTAAATCATCCATCAGCTTCGGCGGATCGGTGACCAGGGTTTCATGTTCGATCACAAAATCCCAGTCGATAGGGTGGTCGAATTTCACACCGTGTTTCTCCATGGATTGACGGTAGATATTTGCAATTAATCCATAGCCGATGGTTGTAGGATGAAGTCCGTCAAGACTGAAAATGCCGCCGCGGTCAATCTTGCCTGTTTCACGGTTGAGGCGCAGGTAGTCGGTCGAAATCTTCGGATATCCGTTTTCATCAACCATAAACGATGTTTTGGGGTTGCGAATCAGCGCGTCGATAAAATCAGTGGGGTAGGGCTGGATGCGCTCTCCCTTATGTCTTCGGCGCGCGGCAGCTTTCACATACCGGCCTACGGGAACCGTGATGAAACCAAACTCATCAGCCTGTTTTCTGATGATCTGATTGTACTGATCCACAATTTGGTCGAGAAGGATGGCGTCATTTCGTGTAAGGTGAGGATGCTTTACCGGATCAAAATCTTCATCCCAGATCCAAAACCGTGCATAGTAATCATAGTAACCGCTTTCAGGTTTGCTTCCGTCCAGATTTACACCCCGAATAGCGGGTGGAATGGTGATGTAGGGGATGGTGGGTACAAAAACGCGTTTGATATCGAGGCCTGACAGTGATGTATAGAGTGTTCTGAGCTCCTGCTCAAAATGCTCGGGTCTGAACACCGTGCACTTGCGGTCAGGATAGGGTGCATTCAGGTCACTCTCTTCCGAAAAGGCGATCTGAAGCTTGGTGGCGGCGCCTACGACATTATTATGACCGATACATACAATAAGATTTTCGATACCCCCGTCTTCCTGCAGTTCGATAATGTTATCGACCATGGTATTTTTCTGGTAATGATCACTGAATGACGGGTTAAGTACCATTCGTGCTGTGGTATACATCGCCTTGTCGGGCAGTACACTGAAAACTGAGTAGCGCGTTTTCTTTTCCTGAATGTGAAAACGGCAAAAATCATCATTAATCAGCCAGCAGTCACTGATTGAAAAACCCCAGACTCCCTGATTGTGGAAAAGCTTGTGCTGATCTGTAAAGAGTTCCTTTTTATTCCCTTCCCAGTAGGATTTTATTCTCCGGAGAGTGTTATAAACGTATCGTCCGGCCTTTACCGAATTCCAGAGATTGACGGAGCTGCCCAGTTCCTGCTCAAGTCCACGAATAAGCACCTCCATATTAATGGGAATGCCCGCCTGAGCAGTAAACGAAGGGAGGTCGAATACTGCTTTGTTGTTCATCGATCGCGCCAGAATGGCCGGGAAACTGAGATCGGTTCGGTAGATACCGCCGTTTTTGAATCCCTGGGCCATACTGTCGCCCATGGCTACCAGCTTATGTTTGTATGAATTGCGCCTGAAAAACACGTGATGAATTGCTTACCTTGATTTTTGTGAGTTTGTTATCAGAAACCCTCCGCCGTTGTACAGATCTCAAATAATGAATAAGAATATGTCGTCAAAACCAAATCCTCTTCAGGAATTTCGTGATACCCGAAAGATAATGAATGAAAAGATCATGAACCTTGATCACCTGGGTATCAAGCGGTTCTTTAACCTCGATACAAATACCTATAAGGATGGTGCTCTGCCGGGTAAGACTAAAGAGCTGCTTGGCCTGGTTGCCTCGGCTGTTCTTCGGTGCAATGACTGTATCGATTATCATCTTGAGCAATGTGCTGAAAGCGGATTCTCAAAAGAGGAAATTGTGGACGCACTGAATGTGGCGCTTGTGGTGGGCGGCAGCATTGTGATTCCGCACATGCGTCACGCCATCGCTACACTCGAACTGCTTGAGGAAGAAGGAACTCTCTCAGCGCCTCTGCGGTGAAAAAAAGATGAAGAATCTGTATGCCCCTGTTTCAATATCTGCGACGAAAATGGATTGCACGCAAACCGTTTCCCGACAGCTGGAAGAAAGTCCTTGAACAGAAGGTGCCCGTCTGGAGAAGGCTGCCCTCAGCGTACAGGGAAGTACTGCAACAGCACATACCTATCATCATAGCCGAAAAAAACTTTGAGGGTTGTGCCGGTCTCGATCTCACTGAGGAGATGAAGGTGATCATCACCGCCTATGCGTGCGTACCAATCCTGGAGGAAACCGCAAATTACTATGAGGATCTTCAGGCGATCCTGGTTTACCCCGACAGCTATGTGGCACCGGTTATGGAGTATAATGAGGGCGGTGTGGTAACTGAAGGCTTTGAGCCGAGAAGCGGGGAGTATTGGGGCACGGGGAATATTGTGCTGGCATGGAGCGAGATTGAAAAAACACTGCAGGGTGAGGCATCCGGACAAAACCTGATCTACCATGAATTTTCACATCTGCTCGATGATCGATACGGCCT of the Rhodohalobacter mucosus genome contains:
- a CDS encoding carboxymuconolactone decarboxylase family protein; this encodes MSSKPNPLQEFRDTRKIMNEKIMNLDHLGIKRFFNLDTNTYKDGALPGKTKELLGLVASAVLRCNDCIDYHLEQCAESGFSKEEIVDALNVALVVGGSIVIPHMRHAIATLELLEEEGTLSAPLR
- a CDS encoding NAD(P)H-binding protein, producing the protein MVVSILGCGWLGLPLAQFLKKEVSGIAVKGSTTSKSKLPLLKQAGITSYLIRLPDDLHDSDSASFWESDILILNIPPSAGTDPTPDSYPQLISDILKRAAEGGISKIIFTSSTSVYSSTGGLTTEEHAKPGTAARPSGEAVLKAENVIMESGLEYVILRLGGLYGYNRHPIKYLSGRKGLRDPLKPVNLIHQDDCIRVIAEVLGKEIKNEIFNVVSDGHPPRGEFYTSAARHFELPPPEFKDTPAIDYRVVSNKKLKKELNFSFTYPNPMDHTP
- a CDS encoding zinc-dependent peptidase, with the protein product MPLFQYLRRKWIARKPFPDSWKKVLEQKVPVWRRLPSAYREVLQQHIPIIIAEKNFEGCAGLDLTEEMKVIITAYACVPILEETANYYEDLQAILVYPDSYVAPVMEYNEGGVVTEGFEPRSGEYWGTGNIVLAWSEIEKTLQGEASGQNLIYHEFSHLLDDRYGLTSGVSDEGEIMREDEWTRTLAKAYRKHLSNMRGNRRSVLDEYGATSPAEFFSVASEAFFESADELFREMPDLYRILKDFYGLDPISWKG
- a CDS encoding thioredoxin family protein → MKLSALYFTLFSLISVVMLSSTALAQSQSMEAVDRNINPVSLEEALKAAAREEKKILIDVYAEWCPYCQRMHSNVYTSEEVLKAISEYFIWVKINVESPSPVSYFGTEMTESQFASALENESVPTTYFLNSEGAIIGSQPGFIETEVFAALLTFVGSDAYLEQSFQEYTGRR
- a CDS encoding metal-dependent transcriptional regulator, yielding MSRSQSVEDYLKAIYKLENEEEGGVSNSRLASEMEVSNASVTNMVKRLSDRGLVDYTSYYGSRLTAPGRKIALEIIRHHRLLELYLKEMLGYSWDEVHEEAEKLEHHISEQFGDKIAEMLNDPRFDPHGDPIPSKDGEMPVMKTYPLSEFESGLHCMISRVKDQNPELLRYLEKLGLIPGVKLRIVDREPFDGPITLEIADKKISIGYNVAESIFVIQE
- the hemG gene encoding protoporphyrinogen oxidase translates to MSEKKIAVIGAGITGLVTAYILQQNGTQTHLFERRAEAGGSIKTERKENWQYEYGPNTLLLKDREVADFLSRIQLNDAIVEANPAASKRFIVKDNTLMALPSSLASAVKTPLFGFGSKLRILAEPFIGRSQDPDETVASFVERRLGREVLDYAINPFVAGIFASNPEDLAVRHAFPLLYNLEKEYGSLVKGTVLGRKKRKESGRVKRKLISFKNGMQMLTDTLSEKMEHLNLESEVTEILQSSDGWTLRVNGKVKGPYSDVVVNIPLYRWGTDLLPVPDSMLSKLQEVTYQPLSVMIVGYKKADIDHQLDGFGFLVPEAEKRSILGALFSSTLFPGRAPSDSHLLTVFIGGGRQPEAAALSSEELFKRVEKELFELIGLTGEPVMKDHIYWPNAIPSYHPGYDEILNVFDQIESELPGLHLAGNFRGGVSVPDCIKNGMELGDRLSG